The sequence below is a genomic window from Nostoc flagelliforme CCNUN1.
CCAGAATTTATGCACCTTTAACTCGCCCAAATGGTATACCTCACACCCAGGTAGAATACAAATTAAGACGCTTAGTTAATGATTATCTACAACCACCAAAATCGGGTAATAAAATCGAGATTGGTTTAAAACATTTCGTGCAATATCAAGAAATATTAGATTTAATGGGCGCTCGTGACCCTCATGAATTGATGCGTAGTCTAGAAGTTCACTTTATTCGCGACTGTGCAGAAATGGCAGCCAGAGCATCATTATATCGTCAAGAGACTCGTTGGGGCCTTTATCATTATCGTTTAGATTATCCAGAGAAAAATGATGAGGAATGGTTTTGTCATGTCAATTTAAAGAAAGATGAATTAGGGGAAATGGTATTGTTTAAACGTCCTGTAGATCCTTACATTGTGGAAGTTGATGCAGTCAAGGATGTATACAGTGTTGCTGTTAAGTGAAATGAACCTTATAAAATGCTCTACGAAGCAATAATTTTCGATCTCGATAATACACTGTTGAATTTTGAGCTATGTGAACGCCAAGCTATTCTGGGAGCGTTGGAAGATTGTGCAGTATCTTTAGATTTAAATGGAGTCAGTGAGACTATTTTTCTTCAAGTCTTTGAAACTTATAATTCCAAGTATTGGAGACAACGAGATATCTTTTCTCCTAGTGAGCTAATCGAGATGTCTTATCGAAGTACACTTGCTCACTTAGATATACAAACAGATCAAATCAGCAATCTTAGTCAAAGTTTTTGGCACATTTTTAATCATTCTGCTGTAATGGAACCTGATGTAAATGAAGTATTAACTGTTCTCGC
It includes:
- a CDS encoding HAD family hydrolase, giving the protein MLYEAIIFDLDNTLLNFELCERQAILGALEDCAVSLDLNGVSETIFLQVFETYNSKYWRQRDIFSPSELIEMSYRSTLAHLDIQTDQISNLSQSFWHIFNHSAVMEPDVNEVLTVLARNYRLAVITNGFVSAQLPRMQAAGIEHFFEEVVVSEAIGFAKPSAEIFHHALSKLDLTPAEVLYVGDSLAHDYAGAIQVNIDFCYYNRKNQVLPQEAQPKFMISELLKLLELVN